The segment GATGAGGACCGGATGACAGGCCTACGCGGCAACTCGCACCGATCCACGCCGGGCACCAGGCTCCGCCTGCTCCGTGCCCCTGATCGATGTGCCGAGGGAGATCCAACCATGTCTATCGATCAGTCTCTCGTCGAGGGTCTTGATCCGGGCCGCGATGGCCTCCGGATAGAAGGCGGATTTGCATGTGCCCCAGAACCGCTCGATCTTGCCCTTCCCCTCAGGCGCATAGGGCGTAGAGAAGACGATTTCGATGTTGAGGCGGGCCGCCATGCGGCGCAGTTGCTGGGATCGGTAGACCGAACCATTGTCCCAGAACACCATCCGAGGCAAGCCGTACTTCGCGATCGCCTGCCGGAAGCAGTCCTCCAGGGCTGGCAGGCTCTCGCGCCAGTAGAAGGCGGCGTGCGGGACGAGGCGCGAATGATCGTCGAGGAACCCGTGCAGATAGCACTTCCGGGTCCGGGTCGGGTCCGTGGGATCGGGCAGCCAGATGCCGTCGGACAGATCGGACTGCCAGCAGGAGTTGGGCCGCGGGTGCTCGAAGCGCCGAAATGCCTTGGTGTCGGGCGGCAGGCTGCGATCGAGCCCGCGCTTGTGGAAGTGGTACGACAGCGTCGAGGCCGAGACTGGCCCGGCGCCCTCGGTGGCGATCATGTTGGCGATCGTGCTGGCCGATCGGCTCGGAAGCTCCTGGCGCAAAGCCATCGCCCGATCGAGGACGTCCTGGGGGATGGAGCGCGGCTTGCCGCGGTCCTTGCGTGGCTGGGGCAGCAGGCCGGCCAGGTTGTGCTGGCGGTAATGCTGGCACCACTCGCGCAGCGTGCGTCTGGACACGCGGACACGCTTGTCGCCGGGGAATTGGTGGGTGGCGTCGAGAATCTCCTTGCGGAGGCGATCCCGTTCCTCGGGGGCCAGATCTCGGCAGACAAGGGGTGAAATGACTGCAAACCGCGCCAGGGCGCGATCCCAGTCCTGTGGCGATGGATCTTGATGCATTTCCATAGGGGGCGAATCTCCTTTCGCCCGCCACCCTACAGAAAGCCGCGGTAGGCTTCTGTTCCAACGCTGCTGTTGTCCTGCAAGCGATGCGCCCCTGTCATGGCGGCGCCCGCGCAGGCATGGCGAACCATCCGGTGTGATCCAAGAACCGCGGGCGTCTACCCGCATGCAGCAGGGCGTAGGGCCAGGTACTGGTAAGTCGCCCGACCAGAGCCAGAAGGAAATTCAGCACCCAGAGCAGCATCCAGGCGTCGGCGAGATCCTTTTTCTTCTCGGGACTACGTCCCTTGCCCTCGATCGCCACTGGTGCGGGTGGCGCGGAAAGGGCGTGGTCGAGCCGTCCTTGGGCCTCGGCTGCGATC is part of the Candidatus Tanganyikabacteria bacterium genome and harbors:
- a CDS encoding transposase; protein product: MEMHQDPSPQDWDRALARFAVISPLVCRDLAPEERDRLRKEILDATHQFPGDKRVRVSRRTLREWCQHYRQHNLAGLLPQPRKDRGKPRSIPQDVLDRAMALRQELPSRSASTIANMIATEGAGPVSASTLSYHFHKRGLDRSLPPDTKAFRRFEHPRPNSCWQSDLSDGIWLPDPTDPTRTRKCYLHGFLDDHSRLVPHAAFYWRESLPALEDCFRQAIAKYGLPRMVFWDNGSVYRSQQLRRMAARLNIEIVFSTPYAPEGKGKIERFWGTCKSAFYPEAIAARIKTLDERLIDRHGWISLGTSIRGTEQAEPGARRGSVRVAA